A region of Lagenorhynchus albirostris chromosome 20, mLagAlb1.1, whole genome shotgun sequence DNA encodes the following proteins:
- the GAS7 gene encoding growth arrest-specific protein 7 isoform X5 has product MSVRKSTGDSQNLGSSSPGKKQSKENTITINCVTFPHPDTMPEQQLLKPTEWSYCDYFWADKKDPQGNGTMAGFELLLQKQLKGKQMQKEMSEFIRERIKIEEEYAKNLAKLSQNSLAAQEEGSLGEAWAQVKKSLADEAEVHLKFSAKLHSEVEKPLMNFRENFKKDMKKCDHHIADLRKQLASRYAAVEKARKALTERQRDLEMKTQQLEIKLSNKTEEDIKKARRKSTQAGDDLMRCVDLYNQAQSKWFEEMVTTTLELERLEVERVEVIRQHLCQYTQLRHETDMFNQSTVEPVDQLLRKVDPAKDRELWVREHKTGNIRPVDMEI; this is encoded by the exons ATAAACTGCGTGACATTTCCTCACCCAGACACGATGCCGGAGCAGCAGCTGCTCAAACCAACCGAATGGAGCTACTGTGACTATTTCTGG GCTGATAAGAAGGACCCCCAAGGCAACGGAACCATGGCTGGGTTTGAACTGCTGCTTCAGAAACAGCTGAAGGGCAAACAGATGCAAAAGGAAATGTCAGAGTTCATCCGGGAAAG GATAAAGATTGAAGAAGAATATGCAAAGAACTTAGCTAAGCTGTCTCAGAACTCCTTGGCTGCCCAGGAGGAGGG CTCCCTGGGAGAAGCGTGGGCGCAGGTGAAGAAGAGCCTTGCCGACGAGGCCGAAGTTCACCTCAAGTTCTCCGCCAAG CTTCACAGTGAGGTGGAGAAGCCCCTCATGAACTTCCGCGAGAACTTCAAGAAGGACATGAAGAAGTGTGACCACCACATTGCAGACCTCCGCAAGCAGCTCGCCAGCCGCTATGCCGCGGTGGAGAAG GCCCGGAAAGCCCTCACGGAGCGGCAGAGAGACCTGGAGATGAAGACCCAGCAGCTGGAGATAAAGCTGAGCAACAAGACGGAAGAGGACATCAAGAAGGCGCGGAGGAAGTCCACACAGGCGG GAGATGACCTCATGCGCTGTGTGGACCTCTACAACCAGGCCCAGTCCAAGTGGTTTGAAGAGATGGTGACCACCACGTTG gAGCTGGAACGGCTGGAGGTGGAGAGGGTGGAGGTGATCCGGCAGCATCTGTGTCAGTACACGCAGCTGCGGCACGAGACGGACATGTTCAACCAAAGC ACAGTCGAGCCTGTGGACCAACTGCTTCGAAAAGTGGACCCAGCCAAAGACAGGGAGCTGTGGGTCAGGGAGCACAAGACGGGCAACATCCGCCCCGTGGACATGGAGATCTAG